Part of the Anopheles coluzzii chromosome 3, AcolN3, whole genome shotgun sequence genome is shown below.
CCAATTTTCTGTCTGACAGTttccacgattttttttttaatttcaccaCTTTTTCAATTTGTGGCTCAGCACAAAGCTTCACGCGAAACGGAACAGTGGAAACGCGCTCATCAAATCCAATAAAAAGCTGCACATTAATATCTTAACACCTGTCGTGTGCGCCACGTgatacaaagaaaaacacgccAGACAAAGCCGAACGCTTGCGCTCCCATTCCTCGACACATTTATTATTGCCTTTTGCGGGTTTGTTGTGTGGTTGCAGCATCGAGCGAAGCAACAGCGAACGGACGACATTAAAAGTGCATCATTAattcccaccccccccccccctttcgcGGGCGCAAACCATCCCGGTCCCGGACATCCGTGTTTGTCCGGCATCGTCCTACTTTTTCCATCTTTCCACCGccacggaaggaaggaaagcaaaacaaaggcaGTAcggtttgttattttatatcGGTTTTCCATCGCCTGCGAAGCATCGTAACGACGTGTTGTGGATGGAGCTGACCTTgaacaacaaaagcaaaggaCGAGCTGAGCGGGGATGGCacataaattattcataacCCGGAATATTAAGCGCACAACCTGCAAACCGGTACAACCACACGCGCGCCTTGCACTCACTTTCCTTAACCGCAGGTCGGTTCAAGCAGGCGCGTCTACTTTTCCCTTCCATAGCAAcagtgctgcagcagcaacaacagcggGAAAAAACCGTTGCACCACAGTCTCAACACAAGCAAAAACGGGGCGATTGCTGTGGAACCATTACACTCTCCTCCCTACAGCTGGATGGAAGGTGCTTTGTCGAATTGAAATTACATTCCCATACCTCCCCCTCATTTTTCCCgagcagcacaacaacacgTGGCTTTAAAAATGCACCTTCATTTGCACCTTCAGCAGCACCGCATTTGCAAATTCAAAATGCACCGCCGCCAGCACCAAACAGCATACAAAGGGACCTGTCCAAACGAGATCCTTCCCGGGACTGGGAATGATTAAAAAAGTTTCCCTCCCATGTATCCGTGTATCCGGGGCAGAAGTGCACAACATGGCCGACAAAGGCACTACACTACAGCAACttgcagcgtgtgtgtgtgtgcattgcaaAGCCACCCTTCCGATTGATGTCTTTGAAACGGCggatcatcaacaacaacgatGGAAATGGtaacagaaagagagagagagagagagagagagagagagagagagagagtaaaaaaGTAAAGGTGAGTCCTGGTACAGACAAAGTTTTTGTAGCGTTTTTTTAATGAGAACAAGCAACAACACGGTTGCAGAATTGGAATTGGAGCGAATCGTCCTAATTAACATTTACTACCCATGCTGCAGActcggcatacacacacacacacagcagtacCGGGCTGTTAATTTCAAGGACCGTTTCGTTGGAAAGTGTGTTGATTTACATGAGCAAAATGACTCTACATTtgaatggatggatggatggatggaagtTGTGAATGCATTCCCTCTTGTTTTGGCTGTCCTTTGTGTGTTCTTGCCTTTAAAGGGTAATTGGTTGAAAGTTACATGCCATCACTTACATGCCAAACGAGGAATAATGTACAGCTATTAGACTACTTTCTCAAATCGAAATAACTTCGCCCACCGTTCGATCTTCGTTTCAAAATGTATTAGCTGGCCACACCCTTAGAAATTAAGTCACTTAAGTAAAAGTATCTGTTTGCCTCCGATTGCTCACTGATTACAACGAAAACAGGGTTCGAGTGTACGCGCCCAACCTACCCTCCCTACCTACCTGCCCGTCCGTCCGGTTCAGAACATTGGCCAGAGATTCATCGCTATCGAGGGCATCACGATGCCGGTCACGATCGTCGAGATCAGATTGACGCTATGGTTGTCCAAAATGCGTACCCCGCTGATGTGTCGCACGTTCTTCCCGGGTCGCTCCACTATATGCCCTCGCTCATTCACCCCCGAGTACTGCAGCGTAGCGCCGAGCAGCGAATCCACCAGCGACCCCAGCAAACCCGCTATCCCACCGAACACGATCAGCGGCCACTGGTTCGGGCTGTTCTGGTACACGTTCGCCTCCACCGTGTACCGCACGGTGAGGAAGTACACCAGCCCGATCAGTGTGCCACCCAGAAAGCTCACCACCAGTCCGACCAACGAAACGGCCCCGTTCGTGCCGCGCGGCACCCGCTTCCGACTAGTGATTAGTATCGGATCTCCGCTCCCTATCACCGTGCCCAGCTCGCTGGCCCACGTGTCACCGTTGCAGCAGGCGAACGAGCCCATCACCGCCACCCCAAGCCAGCTGGACCGGTACAGATTGACGAAA
Proteins encoded:
- the LOC120958723 gene encoding transmembrane protein 19, whose amino-acid sequence is MTGHKMQESTIYQFLPVLLWGLAVPLSMFMWIGNVAYSKIASDGSTESIIPPTRWLFSVLVPLLLMVYGLRRKGVNRSGAAFGLACAVILSIASHAFLACLAAFFFSSSRATKFRGHAKRKFEEDFKEGGQRNWAQVICNAGMATQLALLYLLDCGYGERPIDFVNLYRSSWLGVAVMGSFACCNGDTWASELGTVIGSGDPILITSRKRVPRGTNGAVSLVGLVVSFLGGTLIGLVYFLTVRYTVEANVYQNSPNQWPLIVFGGIAGLLGSLVDSLLGATLQYSGVNERGHIVERPGKNVRHISGVRILDNHSVNLISTIVTGIVMPSIAMNLWPMF